The nucleotide sequence CGAGAGCGAGGAAAGGCAGAAGGTGCTGATCGCGGAGCTGCAGCACCGCACCCGCAACCTGATGGGCGTGGTCCGCGTGCTGGCCGACCGCACCGCCCGGGCCAGTACCAGCCTGGACGATTTCAGGGCCCGCCTGGACGACCGCCTGGCCGCCTTGAGCCGCGTCCAGGGCCTGTTGTCCCGGCTGGACGAGTATGACCGGGTGACCTTCGACGAACTGCTCGATACCGAGATCGCCGCCTTGGCGGCGGATGCCGGGCGGGTGACCCGGCGCGGCCCGGCCGGCGTGCGCCTGCGTTCTTCCACGGTGCAGACGCTGGCGATGGCCCTGCACGAGCTGGCGATCAATGCGATGAAATACGGGGCGCTCGCCCAGCCGTCGGGCCGCCTGGCCGTGCAGTGGTCCCTGGAGCGCGCCGGGCCGGACGGCGGGCCGTGGCTGCACGTCGACTGGCGCGAGACGGGCGTCCGGATGCCGCCGCAGGCCGCCACCCGCATGGGACATGGGCGCGAGCTGATCGAGCAGGCATTGCCCTACCAGTTGGGAGCCAGGACTTCCTGCGACTTCGGCGGGGACGGCCTGCACTGCACCTTGTCGATTCCCGTGTCGGCCAGCACGCCGTGACGTCCGCCCGCCGCGCCGGCGGCCGCCGGACGGGAACATCGATTGCGGCGCCCTCCGGGCTCTTGCACCCTTACGGAGGCAACCATGGCAACACGCAACGTCGCTTTATCGGGCCGTCAGTGGCCCGCTTCGCCGATCATGGAGCTGCACCAGGAACTGGATCGGCTTTTTGGCAGTATGTTGGGTGGATGGGGGACGGGCGGTCCTGCCGCGATGGGCGCCATGCCGCAGATGGAGGTCTGCGAAGAAGGCGCGGAGCTGTGCGTTTCGGTGGAGCTGCCCGGCGTGCGGCAGGAAGACCTGGACGTGCGGCTGATGGGCGACACCCTGGTCATCAGCGGTGAAAAGAAGAGCAGTAATGCGCAGCGGGAAGGCGGTATGCATGTCTCGGAACGCAGCTACGGGCGCTTCCAGCGCCAAGTGACCCTGCCCTTCACCCCGGATCCGGAGCGCACCCAGGCCGCGCTGGAAAACGGGGTGCTGACGGTACGCCTGGGCCGCATGCCGGAAAACGCCGGCAGCCGGCGCATCGAGGTCCGCGGGGCGGGCCAGGGCGCCGGGCAGTCCGCCGTGCCGATGCAAGGCCAGGGCGCGGCCACGCCGGCCGGCGGCGCGGGCGCCGCCAGCGCGGCGGGCAGCACGGGCAGCGCGGGCAGCGAAGACGGCGGTCAGACCCCGCCATGACGGGGATCGGGCAGGATCGGGGCAGGACAGGATCCCGCGGGTGCGCCGTGTTGGCGGGCCCCCGGGGGTGGACGGGTAACGCGCAAGGAAACGACATGGCTGATAACCGGAATACGGCTCAACGACGGATAGAAGTGGCGATCGCCAAGGGCAGGGAGCGGCTGCTGGGGGCCGAGCCCGAGCTCGCGCGCAATGCCGATGCGCGGGCGACCGAGAAGGCCGGGGCCGCCCAGGACCAGCGCATCGCCTTCTACGAAGCGGAAATCGAGCGCGAGATCGCCGACTACGCCCGCTCGCAGGGCGTGGACGAGCTGGACATGCTGCTGCGGCTGGGCGTCGATTCCGATGAAGAGGCCGAAGAACTGCGCGCCTTGCGGCGCGAATTCGAGGAAGGCGCCAAGGGCGCCTGACCGGCGGCGCCGCATCCGCCGTGCCGCCTGTCAGCGCCGGCGCGGCGCCGCCGCCGAAGACGCGTCCACGTCCTCTTCCAGGCTGATGCGGCTGTTGTCGCCCTGCGTCCAGCGCGGCTCGGGGCTGACCGGCCCCGATTCGCCGAACAGGGCCTTGTGCCGGGAAGGCTGCGAACGCAGGTACTGCTTGGGCGCGCGCACGTGGGCGCCCAGCTCCGCCGCCGCATGCCAGGGCCAGCGCGGGTCGTAGAGCACCGTGCGGGCCAGCGCGATCATGTCGGCGTCACCGGTGGCGACCACGGTTTCGGCCTGTTCCGGACTGGTGATCAGGCCTACCGTCACCACCGGAATACCGACCGCTGCCTTCACGGCCCGCGCCAGCGGTACCTGGTAGCCGGGGCCGACGGGGATCCGCTGGCGCGGGTCCAGGCCGCCGCTGGAGACGTGGATCGCGTCGCATCCGTTCGATTCCAGGGCGCGCGCGAAGGCGATGGTCTGCCCAATGTCCCATCCGCCTTCCACCCAATCGGTGCCGGACACCCGTACCGTTACCGACTTGTCGGCCGGGAAGGCGGCGCGCACGGCATCGAAGACTTCCAGCGGAAAGCGCATGCGGTTCTCCAGCGAGCCGCCGTACTCGTCGTCGCGCCGGTTGGACAGCGGCGACAGGAACTGATGCAGCAGGTAGCCGTGGGCGGCGTGGATCTGCACCGCGTCGATGCCCAGGCGATGGGCGCGCTGGGCGGCCTCCACGAAGGCGAGCCTCAGCCTTTGCAGGCCGTCGCGATCCAGGGCGGTGGGCGGGTGTTCTCCTTCGCCGCCCGGGATGGCCGAGGGCGCCACGGTCTGCCATCCGTGCGGATCGCCGGGCGGCAGCTGGGCGCCGCCCGCCCAGGGCACTTCGGTGGAGGCCTTGCGGCCCGCGTGCGCCAGCTGGATGGCGATGGGCATATCCGACCAACGCCGCAGCGATTGCAATACCTTGCTCATCGCGGCCTCGGTTTCATCGTTCCACAGCCCTACGTCCGCCCAGGTGATGCGGCCTTCCGGCGTCACGGCGGTGGCCTCGATGGTCAGCAGCGCCGCGCCGGACAGGGCGAGATGGCCCAGGTGGATCAGATGCCAATCGTTCATGCAGCCGTCCTGTGCCGAGTACTGGCACATGGGCGCGATGACGATGCGATTGGGCAGGCGCAGGTTGCGCACGCGAATGGGCTGGAACAGAACGGGATTGGGCATGGTGGGTCTCCTGGCGCCGCGGGGCAGGCGCCCGCGCGCCCGCATCCGGCCCGTGGTCACAAGAACCGTGCCGCTCGCATCCGCGCGCGGCCGTCCCGCGATGCCGTGAGACCGGCGGTCCTGCTTGGCGTGAAACGGCCCGCTCAGCCGGGCATGCCGGACGCGGCCACGGTGGCGGGCGCCGGCCGCGCCGCGTCGCGCACCGCCTCGGCGTCCCTGGCCGGCGGCAGGCCGAACATGCGGCGATACTCCCGGGTGAATTGCTGCACGCTCTCGTAGCCGACCGCGAAGGCGGCGCTGCTGGCCGACAGGCCTTCGGCGGTCATCAGCCGCCGCGCCTCGATCAGCCGCAGCTGCTTCTGGAACTGTAGCGGCGTCAGCGACGTGGCCCCGCGAAAATGCTTGTGGAAAGCGGAGGGACTCATGCCCGCGGCCTCGGCAAGCCGCGCCACGGGCAGCGCTTGCGCGTATTCCTTCCTGAGCAACGCCACCGCGCGCGCCACCCGCCGGGTGTGGTTCCCGGCCCCGCCCAGTTGCCGGATGGCGGCGCCATGCCGGCCGGCCAGCAGCCAATAGTGCATCTCGCGCAGCAACTGGGCCTGCAGCACGGGCAGCGCGGCCGGGCGCTCCACCAGGCGCATCAGGCGCAGCGCCGCGTCGGCGACTTCGCCGTCCGTGGGCTCCACCGTGACGGCGGCGCCTGGCGCCGCCCGGTCCAGCTTCATCTCCACCGCGAGCTCGCCCAGGATGGCCAGGTCCAGGTCCAGCACCAGCGAAAAATAAGGCTGCGCCGGACTGGCCCGCGTGATCTGGCTGACGGTGGGCACGTCCGCGGCGATCAGCAGCGAATCGCCGGCGGTGAAGGAAAAGGTTTCCGCGCCTGTCGTGACGCGTTTGCTTCCCTGCAGCACCAGGCAGGCCAGGGGCCGCGAGATGGCGTATTCGATGCTGCTGGGCGACGTGGCCCGGATCAGCGCCAGTCCCGGCACGGGCGTGCGGGCCACGCCGGCGGGATCGGCGCAGGCCTCGGCGTAGCGGCGCACGGTATCGAGCAAGGCAGGGTTCATGGTGGCGTGCCGGGAATGTCCAGGAGTTCACGAGAGCGGTCCAGGCCTGCATCGTAGCGGCTCCCGGCGCCAAGCATATCGTCGGTGCAGGAATAGGCCAATAAGGTCTAGATTCAGGCAAAGCCCGGCGCCGCCATCGGCCGCAGAATGCTCCCTGTTCGCATCGTCAACCAAGGAGCCATTCCATGACCACGATTTCCCTCGTGACCGGCGGCAGCCGCGGCCTGGGCCGCAACACCGCCCTGAACATCGCCCGCAAGGGCGGCGACGTCATCGTCACCTACCACAGCCGCGCGGCCGAGGCCGAGGCCGTCGTCGCCGAAATCGGCAAGCTGGGCCGCAAGGCGGCCGCGCTGCAGCTGGATGCCGGCAACGCCGCCACATTCGCCGATTTCGCGGCGCGCCTGAAGGACACCCTGGGGCAGGCCTGGGGGCGCGACACTTTCGATCATCTCGTCAACAATGCGGGCCATGGCGACATGGCGCCCCTGGCCGAGATGAGCGAGCAAGCCTTCGACAAACTGGTCGACGTGCATTTCAAGGGCGTGTTCTTCCTGACGCAGAAACTGCTGCCGCTCCTGGCGGACGGCGGCCGCATCGTCAATCTGTCCAGCGGCCTGACGCGCGTCTCGGCCGAAGGCTGGTCCGCCTATGCCGCCGCCAAAGGGGCGGTCGAGGTCCTGACGGTGTACATGGCCAAGGAACTGGGCCGCCGCGGGATTACGGTCAACGCGGTCGCGCCCGGCGCGATCGAGACCGACTTCTTCGGCGGCGCCGTGCGTGACACGCCGGACTTCAACCGCCTGTTCGCCGGCATGACGGCGCTGGGCCGCGTGGGCGTGCCCGACGACATCGGCCCGATGATCGCCAGCCTGCTGTCCGAGGACAACCGCTGGATCAACGCGCAGCGTATCGAAGTGTCCGGCGGCCAGGGGATCTAGGGTTCCCCCGCGGGTCCCTGACCGGGAGGACCCTGACGGGAGGACCCTGACCGGGCGTCCCTGACCGGGCGTCCCTTCAGTGATCCTGCATCAGCAATTGCCGCGCGTTGGGCGGTATGTAGGCGTGCTGGAAGTAGATGGCCTCGCCGTTCTGGTCCGCGGCCACGATGTCGAGCCGCACGCCCACGGTGTTGCGCGGCAGCTTCAAGGCCTGGACGACGAAGGGCGGCAGCTTGGCCACGCTCATGCGCTCCGTATATGACGCCGTCGGCTGGCCATACTTGCGCGCCAGCAGGTCCTTGAAGCTGACGCCGTTCAGTTCGGCAAGATTGACCGACGTCAGTTCGGGAAAGCGGCTGCTGTTGAAGTAGATCCGCACGTACAGCGAGAACTCGTTATTGATCGAGAATTCGCGGTCGATACAGGTGATGTTCTCGGTCTTCAGCAGCTCGGTCCACGGGCCGTAGTCCTCCACCGCGTAGCGTTTCAGCACGTTGGTGTAGATAGGCAATATGCCTTCGCCCGTGTCGTCGATGAAACGGAAATGCTGGAACGGCCCGCCCATGGGATACCGGCGCTTGGCCACGTAGGTGCCCGCGCCGTGGCGCCGCACCAGCACGCCTTCGTCCACCAGCATACGCAGCGCCCGCTGCACCGTTCCCAGGCTCAGCCCCGTCGCTTCCACCAGCATGTCCTCCGGCGGCAGTTGCTGGCCGGGTTCCCATTGCCCGCCGGAGATCTCCTGGGCGAGCGCATTCTTCAGTTGCA is from Bordetella bronchialis and encodes:
- a CDS encoding Hsp20/alpha crystallin family protein, translating into MATRNVALSGRQWPASPIMELHQELDRLFGSMLGGWGTGGPAAMGAMPQMEVCEEGAELCVSVELPGVRQEDLDVRLMGDTLVISGEKKSSNAQREGGMHVSERSYGRFQRQVTLPFTPDPERTQAALENGVLTVRLGRMPENAGSRRIEVRGAGQGAGQSAVPMQGQGAATPAGGAGAASAAGSTGSAGSEDGGQTPP
- a CDS encoding AraC family transcriptional regulator, which codes for MNPALLDTVRRYAEACADPAGVARTPVPGLALIRATSPSSIEYAISRPLACLVLQGSKRVTTGAETFSFTAGDSLLIAADVPTVSQITRASPAQPYFSLVLDLDLAILGELAVEMKLDRAAPGAAVTVEPTDGEVADAALRLMRLVERPAALPVLQAQLLREMHYWLLAGRHGAAIRQLGGAGNHTRRVARAVALLRKEYAQALPVARLAEAAGMSPSAFHKHFRGATSLTPLQFQKQLRLIEARRLMTAEGLSASSAAFAVGYESVQQFTREYRRMFGLPPARDAEAVRDAARPAPATVAASGMPG
- a CDS encoding SDR family NAD(P)-dependent oxidoreductase → MTTISLVTGGSRGLGRNTALNIARKGGDVIVTYHSRAAEAEAVVAEIGKLGRKAAALQLDAGNAATFADFAARLKDTLGQAWGRDTFDHLVNNAGHGDMAPLAEMSEQAFDKLVDVHFKGVFFLTQKLLPLLADGGRIVNLSSGLTRVSAEGWSAYAAAKGAVEVLTVYMAKELGRRGITVNAVAPGAIETDFFGGAVRDTPDFNRLFAGMTALGRVGVPDDIGPMIASLLSEDNRWINAQRIEVSGGQGI
- a CDS encoding GntR family transcriptional regulator gives rise to the protein MPKNAASRSLPRIRLAGPEGLPKYLQLKNALAQEISGGQWEPGQQLPPEDMLVEATGLSLGTVQRALRMLVDEGVLVRRHGAGTYVAKRRYPMGGPFQHFRFIDDTGEGILPIYTNVLKRYAVEDYGPWTELLKTENITCIDREFSINNEFSLYVRIYFNSSRFPELTSVNLAELNGVSFKDLLARKYGQPTASYTERMSVAKLPPFVVQALKLPRNTVGVRLDIVAADQNGEAIYFQHAYIPPNARQLLMQDH